A window of Fibrobacter sp. UWB15 genomic DNA:
GAGCCTGTTCATAGTAGCTCGGGAGCTGCTGCACGATACCGATACGTTCAGCAAACTTTTCTTCTTCCTTCTTGCCGTTCAGTTCCTGTTCGCGGATCTTGGCGGCCATAGTCACGAAGAGCAAACCCATCTTATTGGTGGCCTTGAAGGTCCAGCGTTCAGATGCGTAGGTTGCAGACTTGGAGTACTGGCTCATAGCCTTCTGGAGGATATCAACCAAGGTCTTGATGGTCTTGGCCTTTTCCTTTTCCTTGCCCTTCAGGACATACGGATCCATCTTGTGGTATTCGTATTCACCGAGGTAGAAGGCAGCTTCAGCCGGAACACCCGGGTCAGCATTCTTGATCTGAAGACCGTACTTGTCGTAAGCTTCCAGAGTCTTGCGGTAGTCTTCGACAGCCTTGTCTTCTTCCTTAAGTTCCATGTAGGCGCGGGCGGCACCGATGTAAGCAGCAATCAGCTTTTCCTTGTCATCGTTACCGTAAGCCTTGATGAAGTTGTGATATTCAGAAGCGGCGAGATCCCACTTCTTGGCGTTGGCGTAGGCCATCGGGATGCTGAACGCAGCGTCGAGGGCGTAGGAGCTCTTCGGGTAGTCGCGAACGAGGTCCTTGTTACAACGGATTGCTTCGTCAGTCATCTTGGCTTCGTCGTAGCTCAAGCATGCGCTATAAAGGTAGCCCGGAGTACGTTCATCCTTCGGATAGCGCTTGTAGGCAAGTTCATAGGTCACAGCAGCAGACTTCTTGTCGGCGATGGTGTCATAGACCTGGGCTGCAGAGCCGATAGCCATGAAGGCCATGGAATCCTGCGGGAAGTTGTTCGTGATGAACAAGTAGGTCTGTGCAGCTTCGCGGTATTCCTGTTCGTAGTAAGCCTTGTCGCTCTTCTTGAGGTTGGCAGCCTTCTTGTGAGCGTCACCAGCACGGACGATACCCTTGATAGTGAGCGGAGACTTGGCATACTGCTTGGGAAGGATCATGAAGGTTTCGGCAGCCTTAGTGAACTGCTGATCCTTTTCGTAGGCGGCACCGGCTTCGAACACGGCCTTGTCAGCAATGTCAATAAGCGGGTAGCGCTTCACAAGAGCGAGGTAAGATTCAGCACCCTTCTGATACTGGCCCTGCTTGACGGACTGTTCTGCCATCTGGAAGAGCACGTAGGCAATAGCCTTTTCAATTTCCTTGGCCATGGAGTCATTGCGAGTTTCCTTGACCTGGGTGTACTGCTTGTAGAGCCATTCGAATTCGGTGAGGGATTCGTCATACTGACCAGATTCCAAGAGAGACTGGGCAAGCATACGGCTGATGAGCAAAATGTACTGATGCTTCGGGAAGTCCTGCTTCAGCTTGCGGAGCACGCCCACAGCCACCTTGAACTGCTTGGCATCGTAATGAACGATAGCGGCGTTGTATGCAAGTTCTGCAGCTTCCTTGTTCTGGCCGTACTTGGCCATGTACTTGTTAACCTGTTCGAAGTAAGCCTTGGTTTCTTCAGACTTGTAAGCCTTCACAGCATCGTCGCCATACTTTTTCTTCTTGGCGTTTTCACGAGACTGGTCCATCATGAGCACGGCGTTATACGCAGCTTCTTCCTTCTTCAGGAGAGCTTCGGAACCCATCGGGCGACGGCCGTAGCGAGTGGTATCAGTATCGACGATCCAGTTGAACATCTTGGCAGCGTTAGCAAACTGACCCATTTCCTGGTACACGAGAGCGAGGTTGATGTGAACCTTGTATTCGTCCCAGGTCGGTTCCTTGGCATAGCGCTTCAGGAATGCTTCGTAAGCCTTGATAGCTTCTGCATACTGCTTCTTACCGGCTTCAAGGTCACCTTCCTTGGTGAGCTTAGCAGCGCGAGCGTGGTGGTACTGCGGAATGTCGAGCATAGCGCCACGGATAGCGGTTTCAGCGTTCTTCACAGATTCCGGATACTTCTGGTTCTTCTTGTACCAAGAAGAGTTACGATCATAGCGCTTCACCACAGTGTAGCGATGCTGCTGGGCTTCTTCGAACTTCTGCTGGATGATGAGGATTTCGATCATCGCAATATCAGCCAGAGGAGCGTCGATGTAGTCCGGGTTGATAGACATCAAGCGCTTGAAGGACTGCACGGCTTCTTCGTTACGGTCGTGGTCCTTGTTCTTCATACCGATACGGTAGTACACAGAGTCCTTGAACGGAACCTTCTTGTCCTTCAAGAAAGATTCAGCTTCGGCAACACCACCACCTTCAAGGTCAGAGAAGGAGGCTGCCATGAAGTCCATAGCTTCTGCGCGCAAGTCTGCAGGGTATTTACCCTTATCGGCACCGATGATATACTCGTAGTACTTAATTGCAGCGGTTTCGTATTCAGCAATGTTGTAATAAGATTCAGCCAAGTGGTACATGGCAAGTGCCGCTTCCTTACCCGTAAGGGTTTCGAAACCAGTCACCTTCTTGTAAGCCTTGATAGCATCACGGAACTTGCGGTTCATGAAGTGGTATTCCGCAATACGGAGCCAAGCCTTCGGCACAAGACCGTTATCCGGGAAGTTTTCGACCAAGCGCATACGGAGCTTGTATGCCTTTTCGTCTTCACCGCTAGCTTCCTGCACGGCAGCAGCCTGGTAAATCACGGTCGGAGTCTTGTCTTCCTTCGGATACTTGTCGATGTATTCGAGGAAGTAACCCAAGGACTTCTGGTGATCAGCCTTAGGGAGCTGGTCGATGTTGGCGCACTTTGCCGGCTTGTTATCACGGTCGGCGCACCATGCCACATCTTCTTCATACTGGGCGTTCTTGTCGAGGAAGAGCTTTTCTTCGAGCTGGAACTGGTAATGACCCAACTGCTGGAGAGCAGATGCGCAACGCTTGTTCTGTTTGCCCTTACAGTTGTTTACCTGCTTTTCCCACTGTTTAATGGCATCTTCCATGCCCTTTTCATCGAGGCCACCGGAACGGCAAGCCTGTTCGGCCTGGTTCTTGAGAACCTTGTAGGAGCCTACACACTGAGTCTTTTCCGAACCCTTCGGCATAGCCTTACACTTGGCCGCCAATTTTTTAGCTTCATTGACTTTGTCTTTACAAGGATCTGACGCTGCAAAAGAGGTGCCTACGAGCGAGCAGACGATTGCACCAACAAGCAAAAATTTTTTCATTTTTCTCTTTCCACCTATTAAGATAAAAAAGGGGAAGACCTGGTTTTAAGGGCCAGGTCTAACTTCATTCATTGTTTATTCCAGATCGTCTAATTCGTCATCCAGGCTTTCAAGTTCCTGAGCGGCTTCAGAGCTTGCAGCACCCTGGCCCATCTTGGTCTTGACGGTTGCCAAAGTAAAGCCAGCGTCATCCAAAATACGCTTACGGTTAGACTCGAAACGGTCACTCTGGATAGCCTTCTGAGTGAATGCGGCGTAATCTTCGATAGCGGCGTTGGCCTTATCAAAGGTCGGCTGCAAGGCTTCACGCTTGCTCTGCACACGCGGAGTCGGGAGCTGGCGAGCGAGGTCAAGAGCCTTCACCTGCACGGAGTCAAATTCGTCCTGCATGGCGTCGAAGGCCTGACGGGCACTGTCACGAGCAGCGACGGTCACAACCGGCTGTTCGGTACGCTTTTCAGCCTGTTCCAGAGACTTGACAGCGTTGTTGTAGTCCTTCTTGATGAAGTAGCAGTAACCCTGAACGAGGTATGCTTCAGACACGAGGAAGGATTCAGGCATATTCTTAATGATCCACTGTGCCGGCTTGATAGCTTCATCAGGCTTGTTCACCTTGAGGAAGGACCAAGCGATACCGAGCATAGCTTCGTCGTACACCGGAGAACCGGGCTGGACCTGGCCATACATCTGGGCTGCAGCCGGAATGTCGGCCTTTTCGCCAGAGAAGTAGATGTGGCCGAGCTTCACCTTAGCAGCGTCCTGCAAGTCGCGTTCGGACTGGTTGGACACCGGCTGTTCGGTAATGTCACGGAAGCAGTTTTCAGCTTCGTCGAACTTGCCGAGACGGCTGTAAGCAATACCCATGGTATAGCGGGCGTAGAAGTAGTTGGCGTTACCCGGAAGGATGGCGGCGAGCAGGTCGACAGATTCCTGGTAGAGACCCTGTTCGAACTTGATCTGGCCGGCAACGTAGTCAGCGTCAGCCTTCACGTCGCTTTCACCGAACTTCTGAGCAATATTCTGGTACTTGGCCATAGCGTCGATGTACTTGCCTTCCTTATAGTCGATGTTCATCAACTGGAAGTGGTACTTGGCGCGCTGGTCACTCTGCGGATAGCGCTTGATAGCGTCTTCGTACACGGCCTTAGCAGCCTTGTGCATGCGGAGGTTTTCGAAAGACTTTGCCTTATAGAAGGCGGCCTGGTCCACAAGGTGGAATGCCGGGTACTTAGTCTGAACCTTACCGAAGGCATATGCAGCTTCCAAGAACTGACGGTTCAAGTAAAGACGCATAGCGGCGCGGTAGTCGTTTTCAGGTTCGATCTTCAAACGACGGTAACGTTCTTCACCGATCTTTTCTTCACGAGTGTCACCGAAGCGGCTAGTGAGCTTGACAGCCCAGATAAAGCCACGGTTCTTCTTGGCGTAAAGGTCATCGTGAGACATTTCGAGGTCGAGAGCGAGGTAACGGAAGATGCTCACGTCCTTGACGTTAACCGTAGCGCCGGCAACCGGGTAACCTTCCTTCGTGAAGCGGAGGCGGACACCAAGGTGCGGAGAGAGGTAGTAGGTCAAGGTGAAGCTCATTTCCGGATTCAGACCTTCGCCACCTTCGGTGTCGGAATGGAACACGTCGATGAGAGAAAGTTCTGCCTTAGCTTCGATTACGCGGTTGAAACCACGCCAGAAGAGGGAGAAGTTCAGGTTAGACGGAATGTTGTAAGCATCGTCGCGGTCACCGCCGAAGAAGCCCGGAGCAACGAAGCCACCGTCATCTTCCATGCTGACGCCCGGCTGGGCGATGTTCTGGAGGGCAACGCCCACCAAGAGGTAACCGAACTTGGAAGAGTTGAGCGGGTTCCAGCTCAAGCCCACATCGGAACCGACCGTCACCTGCTTCACATCATCGAACTGGTTGATGTAGAGCACGGACACATCGATACCCAAGGCAATGCAGTGCATGAGGCGGTAGGCGTAGCCAAGCAAGAAGGCGTATTCGCCATAAGACTTGCCACCGTCAATGGAAGCACCGTTTTCGAAGAACGAGAAACCGAGAGTGTGCTTGTAATCCATCGGGAAGGTCAAGCTAACGTATTCCTGGCTAGCTTCACCGCTAATAGAGCTGAAGAACGCAGCGCTGAATTCCAACTGGTCAGTTTCGGAAATTCCTGCGGGGTTCACATACATGGCAGTATTGCCACCAAATTCTGCAAACCAGTCATTCTGCTGATACTTGTGCGGAGAATAAGTGGCTTCTGCAAACAAGGAAGTGCTGGCTACCGTGAGTCCAAGGACTGCTGTTTTAATAACACTAGTACGCATCACTTACTCCTTTACTTGATATCCGTACGGATAAACTCAATACGACGGTTCTGGGCACGGCCTTCAGGGGTCTTGTTCGTGGCAACCGGTTCGGTGTCACCCTTACCGCTCGTAACGATACGGCTTTCGTTGATGCCCTTTTCCACGAGGAAGTTCTTCACGGAAGCGGCGCGGTCTGCAGAAAGTTGCATGTTCGTTTCCTTTCTACCGACGTTGTCAGTGTGACCAACAATTTCGAAGGTTGCTTCGGTGAAGGTTTCCATAATGTCCACCACCTTCATGAGGGAGATGTAGGAATCCTGAGTAATCGTAGCCTTACCGGATTCGAAGTTCACACCTTCCAACACAAAGACTTTCTTCGGCGGCTGCGGAACTTCGTCCGGGCAACCGTCTTCATCCTTATAGCTGTTCAGGGTTTCTGCCTGTTCCGGGCAGAGGTCAACGCCCTTACAAATGTGAGCGAAGGTTGCAAGCATACCCTTAGCTTCGACCCACGGGTCGCAGAGACCATCGCGGTCGTTGTCGGCATCCGGGCAGCCATCGTCATCCTGGTAGCCGTCGAAGTCTTCAGCTTCTTCGGGGCAGTTGTCGAGGCCGGTGCAAACGCTTGCATACTTGTCGGAAACACCTTCTTCGGAAACCCACGGATCGCAGAGGCCATCGCCATCGGTATCCGGGTTGCGAGTTTCTTCAACCACTTCTTCTTCCTTCACCAGTTCGGCGGCGGTCAGACCGATGTCTGCCTTACCCTTACCGCGCTTGAGCATCGGCGAGGTGGACTGGCAGTAGAAGTTCGGCTGAGAAAGAGAGTGGTTGATGAACTTCGGATCCAAAGAAACGTTCGTGCGGTTCACCTTGATGAACTGGTTGAACGGATAGTAGTTCTTGTAGATGTTGTTGTATTCCACCTTGGTCTGGCCGGCAGCGGGGTCGGCGAACACACCGTAGTAGTGGTTTTCCATGAAGATGTTGTTGCGAGCGGTCACGTTGGTCGGGCCCTTCAAGGCAAGGCCAGAGTAACCGTTGCGGAGCACGACGTTGTGTTCGATAAAGGCATCGAGGGACTTAGCACCCCAAGCGAGGATGCCGGACCAGCGGTTGCCGTACACCACATTGTTACGGAGATGCGGGAGCGAGATGAACGCACCGATACCCGTGGCATGGTTGTCGAGCACATAGCAGTGGTGAATGTAAGGGGCAGCGTTTTCGCAAAGGATACCTTCAAGGCCGTTCTTCACAGTGAAGTGCGACATTTCGGCGCCCGAAGTACCCATGACGGTCGGACCTCTACGGCCACCATCGATGATGGTCGTGTGGGGATCCTCGCCCTTAAGTACAACACCCATGATCAGGGTGATGTTTTCGTTATAAGTTCCGCGTTTGACAAGGATGGTATCCCCGGCGTCCGCATTACCGAGAGCATCTGCAATCTTCTGATAGTCGCCAGGAACATTGATATTCTTTGCCATGGCGGTTCCAGAAAGAAGCATCGCCCCGGCCGTGATTAAGACCAGTTTCTTTAGGGTCATACTGCTACGTTTCTCCAATCATAGAACACTTTGAAATTAAAACCTATACACCCGCCAAAACGGCGAATGCAAAATTCAAGTGGGAATATACCTTCAAAAACGGCATTAGTCAAACGCTTTTCGCAAAAAATGCCAAAATAATTGAGAAAATGTCGATAAAATCGCTTCATCGAGGTATATCTAACCCGTTCAAGGTCAATCGGCGGATGCCGGTTCGGCCTTTTCCTCTTCCTTTTTCGCGCCTTGAATAGACACGCGAATCTCTTGGCAGGTCTTCTTGATGTCCTGCAAAACCTTACGGGCACGGGTTCCCGCAGACTTGTTACCGCGCTCGAACTTTTCGTACTCGCGCTTGAAGTTCTCGACTTCCAGTTCAAGATCGTTCACTAAGCTCATAAGCAAACTCCATATAAAGATATGCAGTATGGAAAATAAATTAAAGTTATTCCTAAAATTTAGCCGATTTGTAAAAAATTGTTCAAAAAACGTCAAAAAACGCATTTTTTTTCATTTTTTAACATTCTATTCACCACGAACTAACGCCCAGAGGGACTCCAAGGAGGCTTTTCCCCTGTTTCCGATATCTTCAGAGAAGTCATTTACGAACATTCGAATGTGCGCTTCCATGACATTCGGGTCATCAATTTGAGCCAATTTGTCGATAAAAGGCGTCACCAAAGTTTCGCGTTTTCGGGCAATTTCCAAACTTTTCCGAATTTCTGCCTCGACTTTGCAAATCACATTTTCGCCGAGGGAACGCTTCGCCACAGCAATACCTAATGGTATGGGAGTTCCCGTATTTTCTTCCCAGAAAGCGCCTAAATCTTGCAACAAATAAAGGCCATCGCGTTTCCAGGTAAAGCGGTGTTCGTGTATT
This region includes:
- a CDS encoding tetratricopeptide repeat protein, with product MKKFLLVGAIVCSLVGTSFAASDPCKDKVNEAKKLAAKCKAMPKGSEKTQCVGSYKVLKNQAEQACRSGGLDEKGMEDAIKQWEKQVNNCKGKQNKRCASALQQLGHYQFQLEEKLFLDKNAQYEEDVAWCADRDNKPAKCANIDQLPKADHQKSLGYFLEYIDKYPKEDKTPTVIYQAAAVQEASGEDEKAYKLRMRLVENFPDNGLVPKAWLRIAEYHFMNRKFRDAIKAYKKVTGFETLTGKEAALAMYHLAESYYNIAEYETAAIKYYEYIIGADKGKYPADLRAEAMDFMAASFSDLEGGGVAEAESFLKDKKVPFKDSVYYRIGMKNKDHDRNEEAVQSFKRLMSINPDYIDAPLADIAMIEILIIQQKFEEAQQHRYTVVKRYDRNSSWYKKNQKYPESVKNAETAIRGAMLDIPQYHHARAAKLTKEGDLEAGKKQYAEAIKAYEAFLKRYAKEPTWDEYKVHINLALVYQEMGQFANAAKMFNWIVDTDTTRYGRRPMGSEALLKKEEAAYNAVLMMDQSRENAKKKKYGDDAVKAYKSEETKAYFEQVNKYMAKYGQNKEAAELAYNAAIVHYDAKQFKVAVGVLRKLKQDFPKHQYILLISRMLAQSLLESGQYDESLTEFEWLYKQYTQVKETRNDSMAKEIEKAIAYVLFQMAEQSVKQGQYQKGAESYLALVKRYPLIDIADKAVFEAGAAYEKDQQFTKAAETFMILPKQYAKSPLTIKGIVRAGDAHKKAANLKKSDKAYYEQEYREAAQTYLFITNNFPQDSMAFMAIGSAAQVYDTIADKKSAAVTYELAYKRYPKDERTPGYLYSACLSYDEAKMTDEAIRCNKDLVRDYPKSSYALDAAFSIPMAYANAKKWDLAASEYHNFIKAYGNDDKEKLIAAYIGAARAYMELKEEDKAVEDYRKTLEAYDKYGLQIKNADPGVPAEAAFYLGEYEYHKMDPYVLKGKEKEKAKTIKTLVDILQKAMSQYSKSATYASERWTFKATNKMGLLFVTMAAKIREQELNGKKEEEKFAERIGIVQQLPSYYEQARPIFQKNIDLARDQGFYNQDVIEAEEGYIEMYYQGCAVFVEVADAFANSPLPDSASIVKEYVEYEGMVKEDAMEAVHEDLEAYREELTNRSNGAKELAIPQCATGIKAAAHYGIENQWTEKLFELLKSLDENNETLNTKIEKFDPSTLFSDPAYFKTKARLEQIAKSEVMTPEEQITTYREIIKDAKAENEKLKAELADLQKQLAGGAASTTSSSMDSSMGDEPEAAAEPEAAPAPKAKKKAAKKKGKKK
- a CDS encoding tetratricopeptide repeat protein, which translates into the protein MRTSVIKTAVLGLTVASTSLFAEATYSPHKYQQNDWFAEFGGNTAMYVNPAGISETDQLEFSAAFFSSISGEASQEYVSLTFPMDYKHTLGFSFFENGASIDGGKSYGEYAFLLGYAYRLMHCIALGIDVSVLYINQFDDVKQVTVGSDVGLSWNPLNSSKFGYLLVGVALQNIAQPGVSMEDDGGFVAPGFFGGDRDDAYNIPSNLNFSLFWRGFNRVIEAKAELSLIDVFHSDTEGGEGLNPEMSFTLTYYLSPHLGVRLRFTKEGYPVAGATVNVKDVSIFRYLALDLEMSHDDLYAKKNRGFIWAVKLTSRFGDTREEKIGEERYRRLKIEPENDYRAAMRLYLNRQFLEAAYAFGKVQTKYPAFHLVDQAAFYKAKSFENLRMHKAAKAVYEDAIKRYPQSDQRAKYHFQLMNIDYKEGKYIDAMAKYQNIAQKFGESDVKADADYVAGQIKFEQGLYQESVDLLAAILPGNANYFYARYTMGIAYSRLGKFDEAENCFRDITEQPVSNQSERDLQDAAKVKLGHIYFSGEKADIPAAAQMYGQVQPGSPVYDEAMLGIAWSFLKVNKPDEAIKPAQWIIKNMPESFLVSEAYLVQGYCYFIKKDYNNAVKSLEQAEKRTEQPVVTVAARDSARQAFDAMQDEFDSVQVKALDLARQLPTPRVQSKREALQPTFDKANAAIEDYAAFTQKAIQSDRFESNRKRILDDAGFTLATVKTKMGQGAASSEAAQELESLDDELDDLE
- a CDS encoding OmpA family protein; the encoded protein is MTLKKLVLITAGAMLLSGTAMAKNINVPGDYQKIADALGNADAGDTILVKRGTYNENITLIMGVVLKGEDPHTTIIDGGRRGPTVMGTSGAEMSHFTVKNGLEGILCENAAPYIHHCYVLDNHATGIGAFISLPHLRNNVVYGNRWSGILAWGAKSLDAFIEHNVVLRNGYSGLALKGPTNVTARNNIFMENHYYGVFADPAAGQTKVEYNNIYKNYYPFNQFIKVNRTNVSLDPKFINHSLSQPNFYCQSTSPMLKRGKGKADIGLTAAELVKEEEVVEETRNPDTDGDGLCDPWVSEEGVSDKYASVCTGLDNCPEEAEDFDGYQDDDGCPDADNDRDGLCDPWVEAKGMLATFAHICKGVDLCPEQAETLNSYKDEDGCPDEVPQPPKKVFVLEGVNFESGKATITQDSYISLMKVVDIMETFTEATFEIVGHTDNVGRKETNMQLSADRAASVKNFLVEKGINESRIVTSGKGDTEPVATNKTPEGRAQNRRIEFIRTDIK